The Dreissena polymorpha isolate Duluth1 chromosome 8, UMN_Dpol_1.0, whole genome shotgun sequence genome includes the window TTAAACACGCtttcaaacgcttgcgcgcttaccaaAATCTAACCTGTtcctacgtgtaatggtggtactAGTAATAAATTATGACTACACTTCTACCCCTGTTATTCACGAAAATGTTAACGAAACATTTTCCCACATGTATTTCACACGAAATaacgctttataactgggattttggttaagttttgaaCACTTTCTGACGCCGAGCAgataccgaaatcccccatgttATTACGCATATagtaatattaacaatattaaacattgcttatgggacatttatccaCCAGTTTTTATTGAAAgtgtaataaatcaaaatcagTGTGGTCATTTTCTGATATCAATTAGCGTTCTATGAAGGGCATTTCGGTCAGACTTCTAAATAAAGCTCCCAGTATCAGACgttcgcgcaggtaccgacttcacCAAAGTTACCGTGTGTATTGGTGATAGCActtataaataactattaaacGATGGCATTTAtcgatatatttttattaaaatagtaacataaaattgTTTTCACATGTTTCTGACACTAAAATCGATTTATTAAGTTGATTTATTTAAGTTACGCAACGTGTGTACCGATATTATTTACTACTTTACACATACACGTGCAATAATGCATAATTATTATTGCTGACTTTTTCAGTTGTTGAAATATATTAATGTTCTattcgggggatttcggtaattctatacattgaagcttccacttgcaCATGTCAAGGCCACATTTCTGCTTTGGAAAGTGTATGAATTCCTCTAACATATCTATCCATGCGAGTTACATAAGCCCTATTTACACCGTTTCACCATATTTCATGTCCGTTTAATTTTCGAATAAAATgtacgaaactcgtttaaaaagtGAGAACTAGGGgcggcttgtctagaaaatggcggataTGTCGTTAGAAACCGGTGCGCCCGATTTATCAATCGCTGATTGGTCTATCGATATTTTGATAAGAATCTGATTGACAGTCGGCGAGTTGTCTTCGAACCACTCCTACAGAACAATGACTATTTACAATACAAAGCGAATAATACTTCCGTGTTGGTCCCTGACTCTCGTTTCAGTTTCGGAAACatctttgtacaatattttttcgTAAATGTTCGTGCCAAAAAATCACGTAGTTTCGCTATTGACAAATAAAAAGCTATGCCATTAAGACTGCATGAGCAGACAGACAGAAATCATCCTATGAGCGATTAACTGTGGCCTCTATCTTTATTAACTATTTTTATAAGTAATGTAAACACATCAAATATAAGACAAGCTTATTGCAAAATAGCCGAACATTGTAGACACATTCGAATAACGCTATATCTATGCACGCGATTGTTTTATATGAACtaaatgttaatataatttcCAACGAAGAAGTATGTAGAAGAACAAAGCTGCAGTCAGTTGACGAAGACATCCTCCAGAGACGTTTGCGGTGGGCATGCCACATCCGTCtcaagcctgcatccaatatgACAAGGCAACTTCTCACATTGGACCCCAAGGGAAAGAAAGAGAGGGCGCCatagaaacacctggcgccgtgacctggatgcagatgctaagcagatgggccaaacatgggggcagctagagagactcgcccagaaccgatacgcctggaggaagctggttaaCGGCCTGTGTCACAGACATTTTTGACGTTAAAAATGTTTagaagtttttaaataaaaaatattgtcgtATAAACAATGTCAAGATTATCTGAACAAGTCTTTATAAATATGCGTTACATAAAACATGAAACAAACGAGCTTTAtttcgagagagagagagagagagagagagagtgagagagagagagagagggagagagggagagaggggagagagtagagagagagagagagagagagagagagcagagcgagagagagagatagagagatagagagcgagagagagagcagagagcgagagatagagagagagagagagagagagagagagagagttaaTTCATAGATGCAGATTGCAAAAAACTCTTATTAGAACTGTTTCTCAGCAACAACCTGTCGAAAAGATATTTTACCTTACAGAGCACAATTTAAACCTTGGTGAACATACTTTACAGGAGGATTGAATTCAATGGCTTTCTCGTGCCTTGGTTGCGTAGGCTACATTTTTCATCGTACTTATTTAACGCTTTCTATTGCATTGGCGAGCATTCATCAGTTAATATTGATATCTTTGTTAAACCGCACGGTAGCGCTGTTTGTTAAAACATACAAACGTTTTGTTATTAGTATTATTTGTAAGATTATCATATCAACCAAATAATGCgcataaaacattgttttgagGGTCAGAAACGAAATCATCACATGATCTATGATGTTTTCGGTGTCTTGTTATTCCTTGTATACACTGACCAATAGCGTCTACACGTTTATTATAGATACAGTCGAAACCCAATGGCTCGAACTCGTCGGGACCGGCAACAATAGTTCGAGCCATCAAGAATTCGAGCCATACGATTTCTTATAAACGTTTGTTTACGAACAAGTCTGCAGTACATtttcacctccagttgaagagtacacatattgcttTAACTCCGTCCTACTTCGCACTACTTACTGCTTTTGAATTTATAAGTTAATAAGAAATATACACTAAATACTTTAATTtacgaatattttaaaacagttacaaatacaattaacaactAGCATTTAGTAAATATCAGCACGTTTTAGCGTAGCACATTTTAAGGTAACACAAAGAACTAAACATGTATCAgcactatatacacattatttacatACGAGACAGTTCTAcattcctttatttatttatatattttcatctTTTACTGAAATCAATTAACGATTCAGTCGATTACATGTTAGCAAACaggtgttaaatcaattattgcGTGCCTTAAATCAAGCGGTCATAATTGATTAACAGTTTATGCGACCGGTGTTAAATCAATTTGTGCGTGCCATTAATCAAGCGGCCCTAATCAAATAACACTTTTTGGGacccgaagcgagttcgagccatccgaataaaagaacgtgtgaaaactgTAGACGGGACTGtaaaaacagttcgagccatccgataattcgagccaagcgtgttcgagccatccgacaaaattgtatatgaatatataggcatacaaaatcggtgctttgatgcgagttcgagccaaccAGAAATTCGAGcaaagcgagttcgagccatcgggtttcgactgtaatatataataaattcaaatatatacatgtcATGTTTGCCCTACACATGTAACATTAGTACAAATTTCATTAATATGCAATTTACTGATCTAACAATGTTATATTTGAGCTCAGTAAGACATACATGAAATCCGTTCATTTTGTAGATTTGTTTAGACATTTTCTACACCATTTGCAAAAGAGCACCACTGAAACTATTGAGTGCATTTGGATAAACACTGTCGACACCACTGACTTCATTGATGAGAACATACACTTCGTCCCCTTGCTTTAGCTCGGTGATTGTAGTCTGAGAAGAGCAGTCGTTGAAGTTGGGCGATCCGCTCAGTACTTTTCCTATTGGGATCTGATTATTCACGAGGTCAAGTACACTATAATGACTCTTGGGTGAGCAGCTGGATACAGAAAATAAATACGTGCCGTTGACAGGTGCTAGGAAAGCTCCCAGGTGTTTGTGGTAGGCATTACCAAGGTTCAGCTGCACTTCGTCGTAAATAACGCGTTCGTTAGGAGCAGAGATGATGGAGACTCCCAGGTGAGCTTTGAATGCCACAGGATCATGACCTATGAAAATAGACACAAATCGGATATGCAATTTACATAGATTTGTACCGATTTAAATGCCTGTCATAAATAACTACTTCGGGACAGGTAAAGATGAACACCGCTAGCTTTAACGTAAGCATGTTTACTAATGAACACATATCATGGTCAAATATTCTGTTCTGTATCGTTACGATTATGTTTTGGCCAGTAAATTTATACCAACACTTACTAAGTTTGCTGATTTTGACTTCATTGTCAGTGACCCTCTGTGTCAAGGCATCAAGTCTTTGCATAAGATCGTGGATGTTCGGTGCTGCAAGAAATGAATAACTTTATTAGAACGTTAAAGGAAGAGTTTAAGGAATGGTTATGTTGTTATTTAAACAACGAGAAGGTTTAATACTGAGCTTGAAACAAAATGTTACTTATTTAAAAgtcgtgtttttttttcctatttttgaCTGTTTGAGTCACAAGccaattatttaattgttttgttttaagaagtTTCTTTGGCGTTAAATATACTTTCACAAGTGTggagcagtgtttttttttaagtttgcgtTTCATAGTATAAGTGTATCAAATGCATCGATCCCAGCATGTATTTTACGTATGAAAGTATGGTAGTATATATACGGTTAGTTTTTTGACGCACATCCACACTTTTGATATGAAAATAACTGGGTTTCTTTTGAGCCCATACAACATAAGGTTAACCTTAGTCTCGCGGTTGTGACCACATTTTCCTTGAATGAAGtcttataaatgtattataaatattgctgggccaagtgtgaggttgagcgctctataaccaggtttaagcccccaatgctttgcattgatcgttccaaggcggtgaccccagctttattcatattttgtgtttatgttggtttgtattgtgctgttttgtactgtttgggcaatcggtcacttgccttaaataaaggaccaactaattgtttttaatgaaaattcaatactgctccagcagctggagtttcacttctttatattgcattgcacaacagtttgatgtgtgctgcgtggatgcagtagcgtgtatccccgtacatatcttcgatgttgttatattttcagccttcagaggctggtggcggtattgtgtttttattattttttaagaaaccttgtttaagacctttcttgtacttagattcttatacattctctgtacttataaagtaaacgtgtatgttcatcaattgagagttctgcaggatatactgaatttttacagaccattatctgacaagctgcctcttactcttttatgtatgttgacttggcaatgtgtattaatgtgattataagattggtggtttcgccaaataaataacctatatttacacttaaatgtattataaatattgctgggccaagtgtgaggttgagcgctctataaccaggtttaagcccccaatgctttgcattgaccgttccaaggcggtgaccccagctttattcatattttgtgtttatgttggtttgttttgtgctgttttgtactgtttgggcaatcggtcacttgccttaaataaaggaccaactaattgtttttaatgaaaattcaatactgctccagcagctggagtttcacttctttatattatatgttttgcATGATATTCTTGCAACTATACCCTCCCTGATACATTCGTTTCTGATTATGTTTATCACACAGGTCTTTAGCATTTCTCTTCCCGTGGTATTAAACCACACAACGattttgtaaatagtttattGATGGCAATGTAAAATACACCTACTACATCCCATCTCGTCTGCAGCATCGCCACAGTCTGGTACACCATCACAGACCCGTGCACCCCTAATACACGTGCCACCAGCGCACCGGAACTCGCATGCTAAAACGAACAAATACTTTATCacgaaattaaaatcaaacaaaacaatatgtcttTTAATTCTACATACCAGGCTGCCTTCAATGTTAGCAAAATTGCTATTTCGAAAATCGGCATTCATAATGATATACATTTGAATACTGCATATTAAGCTTATATTGGCAATCAACAACAACAAGTTGACGATCGCAATTAAAACAGAAATCCTGCTTCCACGAAACCTTCATATATATGTGAAGGCTTTCATTAAATTACTTTAAACAGAAGTAATTGTGTCGAAACATCAAATACCCGGCCTGAATGTTTTTTAGAATGAATGTGTTTTTAAGATAAAATCTTCAAATCGTTGGCCATATTAAGAGAACGAAGTGGACTTCAATGACGAAATACTCACGACATACTGTTGCTGACTCGTCGTAACCATCACTACAGTCAGGAAAGGAGTCGCACAACTTCGTCTTTGAGTGACATTGGGCACCGTCACATGGAAACATGTCTACCCCGCAAGCTTCAGGCAAGAGAGCCTTCGTATCTAAAACGACGCGCACCAGATGCACCTATCTTTTTAGTGTAGGAAAGTAGGAGATCTATTTTTACGATCCCTTGTCAAAGTTTCGAGAGATGAAAAATTCACTTTTCTTAATGCCACTATTTCAACGATGTTTAGAGTTTCACGGAATTCAACGATATACTTTGAAAAAGAGACGTAATTATTGtacacaataatttattatatttactcAATTAGCCTTTATGTGCAATTTTGTTACATTAACTTGCAGCGATGATTGTTGTTGATGTATGAACATGTTGCAATTTGCTTAACTATATagtgttttgaaaaaatattcactttttgttGAACGTATGAATTCTACTTACCACAATCCAGCTCGTCTGTTTCGTCCAGGCAATCACGCACACCGTTACAAACCTTGGAATTTTCCAAACATCTTGTTTTGTCGCACATTTTGTAATCGATGGGGCATGCTATGAGATAAATAATAACGCAAGGACATTGTTAAGTGAGAATATGCATATGATACGCATATCTATAAACACACTTGGGCATTATTGTATGTCAACACTTATACTTATTCTCCAGTAAATTTAAAGTAATTTGTATTTTTGATATAATGGCACAATTATGCATCTTGATAACACACATCAGTAATATAATGTTGCATAAGACGATGCGAAAGGATGACAGTAATCTTGTTTCaatcaattatattttacttACGTTTACAATATTTAAGATAATGAATGAATAGTTATCAGACGCTTTGACGCACGTTGTACGCATGTACACAGGACGGCGACCGCGCCACTTCATAAGCTTCCTGACAAATTGCCAGAAGAGATCATTGTTACAAAACGTAACAATAAATGCTTAATTCATAACTCTCACCAAAGAGTAGAGAGAAGTGAcgttttatgttatgttgtccTTTCACTGTCCATCCTTCGCACGAGTAAAGCCCTTCGTCCGCGTCTGTCGTATTCTGCACGTGCAATGTGGCTTTCCGGCCTTGCATCGTTTGAGTGTAGTAAACTCTTTGAATATAACGATAATGCAACCATTATTTCATTGTAAATGTTTCCCGGGATGAAAAATCTATTCGCGCGGTCAAATGTAAAACATGAAAATCCCGAACAGTTGAACACACATATATTACTTTGAAAGATGAAAAAATCATTCATTCGGAATATAGTGCCAGGAAGAAACGATATCCTTAAAGTCCCGATATTCCGAAGACATGTTATTTTGAAAGCCCGATATGCAAATGGCCTTTATTGCTAAAAGTACGATTCCAAAGAACTGAATCTTCCCGTTCgtgattataaatgtatttattctaACCAAAATAACctgttttattgataaaataccACATATCCACATTTTGTTGGCCTTGAATAACTGATTGGCTAATAGTTTACTGTCAATTTATAGAATAGAATAGTGATgattaaaaatgcatttgttcAAAATGAAACTCTCACTTGAATGAAAACGTGTCACTTTTTTCAAGTTAAAAACATGTCATTAAAAACTGCACAATTTACTACATAGACATCAAAATCTTGCTTTAATCTGCCTGATGCATTGTTAACGTTCATCCCATTACACGAGTAATTATGGCATCTCTTATTTCTGGAAGTCTTCATAGCCATTGGGACCCACCAGTTGCCGATTATAAGTCCAGATACTTGTTGTTGTAGAGACCTCATGGCGTTTCCAACACCAAAACATTAACCTCTTAGGCTTTGTGGTTTCACAATTGTATGTAGTATTTTACTATTCAGGTATAAAACAACGTTACCGATGAAAGTGTGACGGTGTAATTTGACAAGCATTCGGACTATCTTGCCTTCAGAATATCGGATCGTGGGATTCACGGACATTCGGGTTATAGGACGGCCGCCAATATTTTTACCTGTTGGAGGAAGCAATGGGCGAAATAAGGGTGTCGTTCTTGTAGAATTCTAACGACGGTGTAATTCCTAGTCCGGTACAATTTGACTGGCAGTAGAcctgcaaaaataattatttacaataagcaattttgttaaaaacaaataaatattccaTAAATGAGAGTATCCAATGCAAAAGGGATTAGCGCTTGGATATATACACAATTACATATACACGTATATAAGGCTGCGTGACATTTATTTCAATAGAATTAAGCCCTACCAAGGTTAGGCGACCTTTTTTTGCCAGAGCAGAGCCGCCATCGGGTATTTCAAAGCCTCTATAGGTCAAATTCAACGAGCAATTCGTGTCAAATGTCACGGAAGCATCTACTGCGAAGAGAAATGCACAAATTAACATATATGTATAGATTGATTCAGTCCCACATGACGAATGACACAGCTGTATCACATATTTTAGTTTATAATACTTAAATATTCATACAAATGGGGTTCGTTAAGATAAAattatgtatgtatacatgttgtATGCTTTTTTCTCATTTTTCTAGTTTTCGTGAAGTAAACTTAAGTACAGACAAATGATTCAtgattgttatcattattttttcttttagtatatttagagtattATACAATTAGGTCATGTTATGGTaatatcatataaataaataatatggaTACAGTTATTGTTTTTCTAGTTAATGTTTGAAGATATAACATTCCAACGATATCAAaccaaacatatttaatatatatgacAAATAAATAAGTGATGAAATAATACAACCTACCGATATAAGTTGTATATAGTAATATTCCTATAAAAAGCAACATCTTTGTTATCTGTAGCGGACGACAAAACAAGAACAACTTCGTCACTCGTTGTACGTAACTATCAGTTAGAAATGTAAGAACGAGTGTGGCATTTCATATGAAGTGACATTTCCGGTTTCGGTAATTCGTTGGGATGGTCATACGTATTGCGATACAAAGtacatttaatataatcatatcgTAATTGGTTATTTAATAGTGTACTGTTAAATGATGCCATGTAATCCCTCAAACGTTTTAAAGTGGGAATTCGAACGACACTGCAAAACTAAAATAGATGATGCGCTCTTATGAAAAAACAAATAAGCATATTATATCACAAACATATTAACATACTAGTTAATTGGATTAATCCAATAGTATATTCTGTAGCATATTTCTTTGAACGGTCGGTTTTCTTCGAATATTAAGCAAAGGCGGAACATGACAGACGTAGATTTTGCATTATTTGTATACAATATTGCTCTAAAATAAATGagtaaaatatgataaataaatgtaGAATGAAATAATTTCAAGTTTGAATAGGAATTTAAAACATTGTAGTTGCCAAGAAAATTCACATTTATATGCAAATGTGTATTCGAGGTAGTTCATAAGTTTAAATAGTGTTAACGTTCTTTTTTCACCTCAATAAGAATGATTTAACAATTGTTACATCGGGACGAAAAAGAGGATCACACaatgtataaaataattttgagatgaattattgaacattttgttttacaaatttctgtcttaaaggacttgttcacatatttagACATTTTTGACTCAGTCATTGAGTCTCTTAACTTGATAGATGTAAAGGAATTTCAGAGCTTAAGCATAacaaaatgaaacacatttttaccaaaattacgattcttttttaaagtttgcaccaCCGCTATTCAAACCGGAGTCGCCCTGATCAAAAGCCCATCTAAATGACATATTCCCCgaaatgcatttatattttacaatgcgtatttaaaagcatgtgagcAATCCACGAGTTGACACAAATCTTAAGGAAAACAAAAGGAAAAAACTTAATTGTTCATTCGTTTTGCGTTCGTTACccttaatatttttataaattgcaaaTTGTGACAACTTATAAACGAACACGTATTTTCATTATGTTCCTCAGTCAGTAGTATTGTTTTCgtactttgttattttttaaattaatctcTGACAAAATGATTGAAAATGTTCATTTCGCATATCTGTTACCAAGTCTCTCGATACATTTGTTATACTTTTTTGACGTAGCAGTTCAATCAAGGTTTTGATCCTTCTGAAAAGCCATCGACAATTTAAAGATAATTTTCACAAATGGACGTTGCGTCTGTCTAAAACGAACCACCAAATATTCTTAACTGTTGTAATATGTTCTTCGCAGTGGTACAGCATGCAATTTGCAAATAGACATCAATTTTAAATTCAGCCAAGCCATGTATATATACGACATACAATTGACACACATCAAAACAAAATCGCtgatcatgttataaaatataaaatcttaaaTAGATAGGGAACCGTTGAATTTCTGAGCAGACGACAATTTCATAACAAGCTGCTAAGGTGTGGTTTGTAACAGTTTTGTATGCCGCTTATAGCTTAagataatgttaaataaaatctaaaaatattatctaattttataacaataaaccatacATGCTCCTCGTTTTATATATAATTCTTTAATCTTAGGTTGCGTGGtacttaagtaaaaaaaaagcaaaattcgTATCAGATGTTAAACGAGGCACAGAAGCTGGTTTATTCTTGAGAAGGTCAAGTGTTTTAGTCCGCTAATTGATTATTAACACTTGCAACCCTGTTCGGTGGCTTTCTTTTATGCAGAATTTGAATCTGCATAACATGTCACTGTATTGTTCATATTTGCATTACTGTTATCAGATCAAGCGTTATTCCGTAACGTcagttcaaaataaatatatactataagttaaagatttaattttgtttgaaattcataaaacaattttCCAAATAAGACATTACGATTTAAACAGCGATGTTGACAATGCGGTAATATATTTCGAAATGTTCACAGCTCGCAAACTATAAGacaataacacaatttaaacaattgtctgtgtgtctgtctgtctgtgtgtcagtgtgtctgtctgtgtgtctgtctgtctgtctgtctgtgtggcTGTGtggctgtctgtctgtgtgtctgtgtgtctgtctgtgtgtctgtctgtctgtatgtatgtatgtatgtatgtatgtatgtatgtatgtatgtatgattgtatgtatgtatgtatgtatgtatgtatgtatgtatgtatgtatgtatgtatgtatgtatgtatgtatgtatgtatgtatgtatgtatgtatgtatgtatgtatgtatgtatgtatgtatgtatgtatgtatgtatgtatgtatgtatgtatgtatgtatgtatgtatgtatgtatgtatgtatgtatgtatgtatgtatgtatgtatgtatgtatgtatgtatgtatgtatgtatgtatgtatgtatgtatgtatgtatgtatgtatgtatgtatgtatgtatgtatgtatgtatgtatgtatgtatgtatgtatgtatgtatgtatgtatgtatgtatgtatgtatgtatgtatgtttgtatgcgtgcatgcatgcatgcatgcatgcatgcatgcatgtatgtatgtatgtatgtatgtatgtatgtatgtatgtatgtatgtatgtatgtatgtatgtatgtatgtatgtatgtatgtatgtatgtatgtaaatatgtatgtatgtatgtatgtatgtatgtatgtaagttCGTATGTACGTATGCatgcatatatgtatgtatgtatgtctgtatgcatgtctgtctgtatgtctgtctgtctgacatCAATTGCAACGTCAAGTCCGCAAAATAGCGCGAGCTTTTATGCCTTCAATACTTTTGCGATGTGTCAGCTGAAAACATAATATACGCCTCGAGGCACACGCAGTGAATATTAAGAATCTATTTAAGCGTGTTTAATACTTGATAATTATGAATACACACAGTTTTTTGAAGATCAGAAATAAATCTCGTTTCAActgaattatattatataaaaaagtcGTGAAGAATGCGTTCGGAGTTGTTCG containing:
- the LOC127841735 gene encoding complement factor I-like isoform X2; the protein is MLLFIGILLYTTYIDASVTFDTNCSLNLTYRGFEIPDGGSALAKKGRLTLVYCQSNCTGLGITPSLEFYKNDTLISPIASSNRVYYTQTMQGRKATLHVQNTTDADEGLYSCEGWTVKGQHNIKRHFSLLFACPIDYKMCDKTRCLENSKVCNGVRDCLDETDELDCDTKALLPEACGVDMFPCDGAQCHSKTKLCDSFPDCSDGYDESATVCPCEFRCAGGTCIRGARVCDGVPDCGDAADEMGCTPNIHDLMQRLDALTQRVTDNEVKISKLSHDPVAFKAHLGVSIISAPNERVIYDEVQLNLGNAYHKHLGAFLAPVNGTYLFSVSSCSPKSHYSVLDLVNNQIPIGKVLSGSPNFNDCSSQTTITELKQGDEVYVLINEVSGVDSVYPNALNSFSGALLQMV
- the LOC127841735 gene encoding complement factor I-like isoform X1: MLLFIGILLYTTYIVDASVTFDTNCSLNLTYRGFEIPDGGSALAKKGRLTLVYCQSNCTGLGITPSLEFYKNDTLISPIASSNRVYYTQTMQGRKATLHVQNTTDADEGLYSCEGWTVKGQHNIKRHFSLLFACPIDYKMCDKTRCLENSKVCNGVRDCLDETDELDCDTKALLPEACGVDMFPCDGAQCHSKTKLCDSFPDCSDGYDESATVCPCEFRCAGGTCIRGARVCDGVPDCGDAADEMGCTPNIHDLMQRLDALTQRVTDNEVKISKLSHDPVAFKAHLGVSIISAPNERVIYDEVQLNLGNAYHKHLGAFLAPVNGTYLFSVSSCSPKSHYSVLDLVNNQIPIGKVLSGSPNFNDCSSQTTITELKQGDEVYVLINEVSGVDSVYPNALNSFSGALLQMV